A genomic region of Alligator mississippiensis isolate rAllMis1 chromosome 4, rAllMis1, whole genome shotgun sequence contains the following coding sequences:
- the SSTR3 gene encoding somatostatin receptor type 3 isoform X2, with protein sequence MDTPAFSFPTPMVPEEGNTTINWIEPISGNLSTAASPGVVISGVLVPLVYLIVCVVGLVGNSLVIYVVLCHSVSESVTNVYILNLALADELFMLGLPFLAAQNALSYWPFGSFMCRLVMAVDAINQFTSIFCLTVMSVDRYLAVVHPGKSSKWRTARVAKVVSTTVWVLSSVVVLPVVVFSDVPLGMSTCHIQWPEPASVWKAGFIIYTAALGFFGPLLVICLCYLLIVIKVRSSGRRVQALSAKRKLSERRVTRMVVAVVAVFVLCWLPFYVLNIINVVCPLPEEPSLFGVYFLVVVLPYANSCANPIIYGFLSYRFKQGFRRAILRPSRRVQSQEVAACPLEKSEDEEEEEEEEARRVSKIAQNGNGQQECPLSSGAGGSSEQKPLPEDPVSCEKTSVLNISYL encoded by the coding sequence ATGGACACACCTGCTTTCAGCTTCCCCACACCCATGGTACCAGAGGAGGGAAATACCACAATCAATTGGATAGAGCCCATCTCAGGGAACTTATCAACAGCTGCCAGCCCAGGAGTTGTAATTAGTGGAGTCCTCGTCCCGCTGGTCTATCTCATTGTCTGTGTGGTAGGGCTGGTTGGGAACTCCCTGGTTATCTATGTAGTCCTGTGCCACTCAGTTAGTGAGTCAGTGACCAATGTCTACATCCTGAACTTAGCCCTGGCAGACGAGCTGTTCATGCTAGGGCTGCCCTTCTTGGCTGCGCAGAATGCACTGTCCTACTGGCCCTTTGGCTCCTTTATGTGCCGACTGGTGATGGCTGTAGATGCCATAAACCAGTTCACCAGCATCTTTTGTCTGACTGTGATGAGCGTCGACCGCTACCTGGCTGTTGTCCACCCAGGGAAGTCATCAAAATGGCGGACGGCACGTGTGGCCAAAGTGGTTAGCACCACCGTGTGGGTGCTGTCATCCGTGGTGGTGCTGCCTGTCGTAGTGTTCTCAGATGTCCCCCTGGGGATGAGTACCTGCCACATCCAGTGGCCTGAGCCAGCCTCAGTGTGGAAAGCTGGCTTTATCATCTATACAGCTGCCCTGGGCTTCTTTGGGCCACTGCTGGTCATCTGCCTCTGCTATCTGCTCATTGTCATCAAGGTACGGTCCTCTGGCAGGAGAGTGCAGGCCTTGTCAGCCAAACGCAAATTATCGGAGCGCAGGGTGACACGCATGGTGGTGGCCGTGGTGGCCGTATTTGTGCTCTGCTGGCTTCCTTTCTATGTGCTCAACATCATCAACGTGGTCTGCCCATTACCCGAGGAGCCATCTCTCTTTGGTGTCTACTTTCTTGTTGTGGTGCTGCCCTATGCCAACAGCTGTGCCAACCCAATCATCTATGGCTTCCTCTCCTACCGGTTCAAGCAGGGCTTCCGCCGGGCCATTCTGAGGCCCTCCCGTCGAGTGCAGAGCCAGGAGGTTGCAGCATGTCCCCTGGAGAAGTCTGaagatgaagaggaggaggaggaagaagaggcaaGACGGGTCAGCAAGATTGCCCAGaatggcaatggccagcaggagtgCCCCCTGAGCAGTGGAGCTGGAGGTAGCAGTGAACAGAAACCACTCCCAGAGGACCCTGTGAGCTGTGAGAAAACCAGTGTCCTGAACATCAGTTACTTGTAG
- the SSTR3 gene encoding somatostatin receptor type 3 isoform X1: protein MSPADQVGDRSTSASAMDTPAFSFPTPMVPEEGNTTINWIEPISGNLSTAASPGVVISGVLVPLVYLIVCVVGLVGNSLVIYVVLCHSVSESVTNVYILNLALADELFMLGLPFLAAQNALSYWPFGSFMCRLVMAVDAINQFTSIFCLTVMSVDRYLAVVHPGKSSKWRTARVAKVVSTTVWVLSSVVVLPVVVFSDVPLGMSTCHIQWPEPASVWKAGFIIYTAALGFFGPLLVICLCYLLIVIKVRSSGRRVQALSAKRKLSERRVTRMVVAVVAVFVLCWLPFYVLNIINVVCPLPEEPSLFGVYFLVVVLPYANSCANPIIYGFLSYRFKQGFRRAILRPSRRVQSQEVAACPLEKSEDEEEEEEEEARRVSKIAQNGNGQQECPLSSGAGGSSEQKPLPEDPVSCEKTSVLNISYL from the coding sequence GTCTCCAGCTGATCAAGTGGGAGATCGATCCACTTCTGCCTCTGCCATGGACACACCTGCTTTCAGCTTCCCCACACCCATGGTACCAGAGGAGGGAAATACCACAATCAATTGGATAGAGCCCATCTCAGGGAACTTATCAACAGCTGCCAGCCCAGGAGTTGTAATTAGTGGAGTCCTCGTCCCGCTGGTCTATCTCATTGTCTGTGTGGTAGGGCTGGTTGGGAACTCCCTGGTTATCTATGTAGTCCTGTGCCACTCAGTTAGTGAGTCAGTGACCAATGTCTACATCCTGAACTTAGCCCTGGCAGACGAGCTGTTCATGCTAGGGCTGCCCTTCTTGGCTGCGCAGAATGCACTGTCCTACTGGCCCTTTGGCTCCTTTATGTGCCGACTGGTGATGGCTGTAGATGCCATAAACCAGTTCACCAGCATCTTTTGTCTGACTGTGATGAGCGTCGACCGCTACCTGGCTGTTGTCCACCCAGGGAAGTCATCAAAATGGCGGACGGCACGTGTGGCCAAAGTGGTTAGCACCACCGTGTGGGTGCTGTCATCCGTGGTGGTGCTGCCTGTCGTAGTGTTCTCAGATGTCCCCCTGGGGATGAGTACCTGCCACATCCAGTGGCCTGAGCCAGCCTCAGTGTGGAAAGCTGGCTTTATCATCTATACAGCTGCCCTGGGCTTCTTTGGGCCACTGCTGGTCATCTGCCTCTGCTATCTGCTCATTGTCATCAAGGTACGGTCCTCTGGCAGGAGAGTGCAGGCCTTGTCAGCCAAACGCAAATTATCGGAGCGCAGGGTGACACGCATGGTGGTGGCCGTGGTGGCCGTATTTGTGCTCTGCTGGCTTCCTTTCTATGTGCTCAACATCATCAACGTGGTCTGCCCATTACCCGAGGAGCCATCTCTCTTTGGTGTCTACTTTCTTGTTGTGGTGCTGCCCTATGCCAACAGCTGTGCCAACCCAATCATCTATGGCTTCCTCTCCTACCGGTTCAAGCAGGGCTTCCGCCGGGCCATTCTGAGGCCCTCCCGTCGAGTGCAGAGCCAGGAGGTTGCAGCATGTCCCCTGGAGAAGTCTGaagatgaagaggaggaggaggaagaagaggcaaGACGGGTCAGCAAGATTGCCCAGaatggcaatggccagcaggagtgCCCCCTGAGCAGTGGAGCTGGAGGTAGCAGTGAACAGAAACCACTCCCAGAGGACCCTGTGAGCTGTGAGAAAACCAGTGTCCTGAACATCAGTTACTTGTAG